The DNA window CGATAAATACTAGGAGTAAAATAATTAATCCAATCGAGAGTAAAGAAAGAACGATTGTTCGAAAGTTTTTGTCAAGAGATTCGAGCGACGTTACAAACCGAATTAATCCAATTGTTGTATTTTCTCCTTTTAAAGGTACTGAAACTGCGAAGATATGCTCACCTGTAACGGGGTGTTCTCCGCTCCATGTTCCGATGCCATTAGTAAATGCTTCCTCTATATCATCAAATGTTGGTTTCTTGTCAGGAATGAAGCCGCTAGAAGAAGATAATATATCTCCATTGGCGTTCAGTACTTGAGTTTCCGCTTGTGGAATGGAGAAGTTATTTTGTAGGTTGGTTAATTCATTCCTTAAGGTAAAAGTACTAATGTTCATATATTTAATGGCAAACTGGGACGAATTCATTGCGTGATTTTCTAACATACTTCTAGTGTCGTTGTAGTAATAGTGATAGATGCTGGCAACAAGTATTCCTAAAAATAAAATAATCGTTAAGGTGATAATAGAAATATTTTGAATAAGTAATCGTTTTTTAATGCCCATACTCACTGTCCTGTAACCCGTCATTCCATCGGTATCCATAGCCCCAAACGGTTAGGATATATTTTGGAGCGGATGGGTCTTCTTCGATTTTTTGGCGAATTCGTCTTATATTTACATCCACTATTTTGGGATCACCAGCATAATGTAACCCCCATACTCTATCTAATAAATTATTACGAGAGATTGCCCCACCCTTGGCTCTCATGATGGTGCTAAGTAATTCGTATTCTATCGGGGAAAGGTCAACCTTTTTTCCTTTAATAAAGAGAAGTCTTTTCTGTTCATCCATTGTAATGGGCGTTTGGACATTCTTTTGTCTCTTTTGTACATCCATTCTTCTTAGTAAAGATTCAATGCGAGCAATTAGCTCATTTGGACTAAATGGTTTCGAAATATAGTCATCGGCCCCGTTCATTAACCCGTGAACTTTATCCATTTCTTGTACTTTAGCCGTTAACATGATGATGCCGATGGAAGGATTCCACTCCCTAATCTTTTTACATGCTTCAAAACCATCCATTCCTGGAAGCATGA is part of the Bacillus spongiae genome and encodes:
- a CDS encoding response regulator transcription factor, producing the protein MRHVLIIEDEEPIRGFIEINLMRYGYGVLQAGSAEEGLKLLQKDHHSIDIVLLDVMLPGMDGFEACKKIREWNPSIGIIMLTAKVQEMDKVHGLMNGADDYISKPFSPNELIARIESLLRRMDVQKRQKNVQTPITMDEQKRLLFIKGKKVDLSPIEYELLSTIMRAKGGAISRNNLLDRVWGLHYAGDPKIVDVNIRRIRQKIEEDPSAPKYILTVWGYGYRWNDGLQDSEYGH